One Ciona intestinalis unplaced genomic scaffold, KH HT001057.1, whole genome shotgun sequence genomic window, ttctggctgtgccactggtTACAGTTAACAGTTTTTACATCCCATGGAATCACTGATGTCATATCCTGTATATATGACACACAGGGTGTTGAGTTATTGGCTGGTGTACAGCTATATATTGGTGTCATATAATATGGcatatagatatatagtaaTGCTATGTAACAATAAACAGGGCCCGGGTATTGAATTAATGGCTGGATGCATGGCTGACTTGGACGGCAACCACATCCATCATTATCCACTAGATGTTGATGTTGAGCAACCTGGGAAAGGAGGGATTCATCTCCATGTAAGTTTGTTAAACTTATTGAATATAAATCGCTTTGTTCTACTCAAGACTACTCGCACACCTTAGCAGCCACTCTCAAAATCCAGATAAAAACGTAAATACTCTTCATGTGAGTGTGGGCGTGTAACTACatcatatttataacattCTAAATAACTTTGACATCTTACATTATATACAACCATGACTTTATAATTAACTGCCACAATAAAGGTGGTTGACTGTGGGATTCAAATCGTGTTTAACTATggctttatttataaatagctGACATCATAACCATGCCATGATAAACACTTTACTATTAGCATTATAAGTAACTACGACATGGTACAGGTGATTGATCCCCCGAAAGCAAAATTATCTAACAATCAAATATGCGGTGAGGGAGGGGTTGGTATCACTATGGGTCGCCATAGAGCTTCAAGGTTGGCTTCACATGAGACTAAACAAGCTGAGGGGGATGCCCCCACTATGAGAACCATCAATGATAAAGGTATGTGATCATAGGCGTCGATTTTTTCACGTTGTAAACCAATCTTAGGGGGGCGAAATAAATGTCAGTGTATGCttaactacgacgcacgtgaaggctaaactacgacgcacgtggaggcaaaactacgacgcacgtgaaggctaaaacacgacgcacgtgaaggctaaactatgacgcacgtgaaggctaagctacgacgcacgtgaaggctaaactacgacgcacgtgaaggctaaaacacgacgcacgt contains:
- the LOC108950813 gene encoding testicular spindle-associated protein SHCBP1L-like gives rise to the protein MAYRYIVMLCNNKQGPGIELMAGCMADLDGNHIHHYPLDVDVEQPGKGGIHLHVIDPPKAKLSNNQICGEGGVGITMGRHRASRLASHETKQAEGDAPTMRTINDKGM